In a genomic window of Chrysemys picta bellii isolate R12L10 chromosome 1, ASM1138683v2, whole genome shotgun sequence:
- the LOC101931666 gene encoding folate receptor alpha-like isoform X1, with the protein MFFCCAVGWLASQGWCPGVNVIREMAARWAVLGLLAACVASAAKESVLNVCMDAKHHKTKPGPEGALHGQCAPWKDNACCTAETSKGAHQDQSYLYNFDWNHCGVMPDKCKQHFIQDTCLYECSPNLGPWIDQVDNSWRRERILNVPLCKEDCDLWWEACKDAVTCRENWHKGWNWTTGTNRCPRGSTCQLFKYVFPRPADLCEKIWSNSYKYTTEHQGGGRCIQMWFDPANGNPNVAVAEYYAQNGRDSSPAPRAVLLLLPAALLSLL; encoded by the exons ATGTTTTTCTGTTGTGCTGTGGGCTGGCTGGCGTCTCAGGGCTGGTGTCCAGGTGTCAATGTGATTAG AGAGATGGCAGCGCGGTGGGCCGTGCTGGGGCTGTTGGCTGCCTGCGTGGCCAGTGCTGCGAAGGAATCTGTGCTGAACGTGTGCATGGACGCCAAGCACCACAAAACCAAGCCAGGCCCGGAGGGGGCGCTGCATGGCCAG TGTGCCCCGTGGAAAGACAATGCCTGCTGCACGGCCGAGACCAGCAAGGGGGCTCACCAGGACCAGTCCTACCTGTACAACTTCGACTGGAACCACTGCGGGGTGATGCCAGACAAGTGCAAGCAGCACTTCATCCAGGACACGTGTCTGTACGAGTGCTCGCCCAACCTGGGGCCCTGGATCGACCAG GTGGATAATAGCTGGCGCCGGGAGAGGATCCTCAATGTGCCGCTGTGCAAGGAGGACTGTGACCTGTGGTGGGAGGCCTGCAAGGATGCAGTCACCTGCAGAGAGAACTGGCACAAGGGCTGGAACTGGACCACAG ggaccaACCGTTGCCCCCGCGGCTCAACGTGTCAGTTGTTCAAATATGTCTTCCCCCGGCCGGCAGACCTGTGCGAGAAGATCTGGTCCAACTCGTACAAATACACCACGGAGCACCAGGGCGGCGGGCGCTGCATCCAGATGTGGTTCGACCCTGCCAACGGGAACCCCAACGTGGCCGTGGCTGAGTACTACGCCCAGAACGGGAGAGACTCCTCTCCTGCGCCGCGggctgtcctgctgctgctgccggctGCTCTCCTGTCCCTGCTCTGA
- the LOC101931666 gene encoding folate receptor alpha-like isoform X2, whose product MAARWAVLGLLAACVASAAKESVLNVCMDAKHHKTKPGPEGALHGQCAPWKDNACCTAETSKGAHQDQSYLYNFDWNHCGVMPDKCKQHFIQDTCLYECSPNLGPWIDQVDNSWRRERILNVPLCKEDCDLWWEACKDAVTCRENWHKGWNWTTGTNRCPRGSTCQLFKYVFPRPADLCEKIWSNSYKYTTEHQGGGRCIQMWFDPANGNPNVAVAEYYAQNGRDSSPAPRAVLLLLPAALLSLL is encoded by the exons ATGGCAGCGCGGTGGGCCGTGCTGGGGCTGTTGGCTGCCTGCGTGGCCAGTGCTGCGAAGGAATCTGTGCTGAACGTGTGCATGGACGCCAAGCACCACAAAACCAAGCCAGGCCCGGAGGGGGCGCTGCATGGCCAG TGTGCCCCGTGGAAAGACAATGCCTGCTGCACGGCCGAGACCAGCAAGGGGGCTCACCAGGACCAGTCCTACCTGTACAACTTCGACTGGAACCACTGCGGGGTGATGCCAGACAAGTGCAAGCAGCACTTCATCCAGGACACGTGTCTGTACGAGTGCTCGCCCAACCTGGGGCCCTGGATCGACCAG GTGGATAATAGCTGGCGCCGGGAGAGGATCCTCAATGTGCCGCTGTGCAAGGAGGACTGTGACCTGTGGTGGGAGGCCTGCAAGGATGCAGTCACCTGCAGAGAGAACTGGCACAAGGGCTGGAACTGGACCACAG ggaccaACCGTTGCCCCCGCGGCTCAACGTGTCAGTTGTTCAAATATGTCTTCCCCCGGCCGGCAGACCTGTGCGAGAAGATCTGGTCCAACTCGTACAAATACACCACGGAGCACCAGGGCGGCGGGCGCTGCATCCAGATGTGGTTCGACCCTGCCAACGGGAACCCCAACGTGGCCGTGGCTGAGTACTACGCCCAGAACGGGAGAGACTCCTCTCCTGCGCCGCGggctgtcctgctgctgctgccggctGCTCTCCTGTCCCTGCTCTGA